In Thiospirochaeta perfilievii, a single window of DNA contains:
- a CDS encoding exonuclease SbcCD subunit D C-terminal domain-containing protein: MRILHTSDWHLGRSLYGKQRLEEFSSFLDWLLGVIIDRKIELLLVSGDIFDTTTPGNRAQELYYQFLHRVKDSDCRNIIITAGNHDSPSFLSAPKDILKFMNIHIVPCVENIEDEVIVLYDKDGSQELIICAVPYLRDRDIRSVDTGENLDDKNKKLVMAIKDHYLEVSNYALSLKEGNTPIIAMGHLFTAGGKTLDGDGVRELYVGSLSHTGSDIFPSFLDYVALGHLHVPQKVNGLNHIRYCGSPLPMGFGEATQDKILIQVDLNGEGIKIDEIKIPKFQELIRLSGNKDFILDSIKKLKDRESHAWLEIEYKGSAFVGNLQDEILELISDSFLEVRIIKNSSLIRRVLDSSQTLEELEELTTEDVFEKCLDVYEVSKDEKPLLRKLYKRVLAEVYEEDTNI, translated from the coding sequence TTGAGAATTTTACATACATCAGACTGGCATCTTGGTCGGTCACTATATGGAAAGCAGAGGTTAGAGGAGTTTTCCTCCTTTTTAGATTGGCTTTTAGGAGTAATAATCGACCGAAAAATTGAGTTACTGTTAGTCTCTGGAGATATTTTTGATACTACAACACCAGGTAATAGGGCTCAAGAGTTATATTATCAATTTTTACATAGAGTTAAAGATAGTGATTGTCGAAATATTATAATAACAGCAGGTAATCATGACTCTCCATCTTTTTTAAGTGCACCTAAGGATATATTAAAATTTATGAATATCCATATAGTACCATGTGTTGAAAATATAGAGGATGAGGTAATTGTTTTATACGATAAAGATGGTAGCCAGGAGTTAATTATATGTGCTGTTCCATATCTAAGGGATAGGGATATCCGAAGTGTTGATACAGGTGAGAATTTAGATGATAAAAATAAGAAACTTGTAATGGCAATAAAAGATCACTACTTAGAAGTCTCAAACTACGCCCTTAGTTTAAAAGAGGGAAATACTCCTATTATCGCTATGGGTCACCTGTTTACTGCTGGGGGTAAAACCTTAGATGGGGATGGTGTAAGGGAGTTATATGTCGGCTCTTTATCCCACACAGGAAGTGATATTTTTCCTAGTTTTTTAGACTATGTAGCCCTAGGGCATCTACATGTGCCACAAAAAGTAAACGGTTTAAACCATATTAGATATTGCGGCTCCCCACTTCCAATGGGTTTTGGGGAAGCAACGCAGGATAAGATTTTAATACAGGTGGACCTTAACGGAGAGGGGATTAAAATTGATGAAATTAAAATTCCTAAATTTCAGGAGTTAATTAGGCTAAGTGGTAATAAAGATTTCATCTTAGATAGTATAAAAAAGCTAAAAGATAGGGAGAGCCACGCTTGGTTAGAAATTGAGTATAAGGGGAGCGCCTTTGTTGGGAATCTTCAGGATGAGATTCTTGAGCTAATTAGTGACAGCTTTTTAGAAGTCAGAATAATAAAAAACAGTTCACTAATTAGAAGGGTTCTAGATAGTTCCCAAACCTTAGAAGAGTTAGAGGAGTTAACTACTGAGGATGTTTTTGAGAAGTGTTTAGATGTTTATGAAGTAAGTAAAGATGAAAAACCACTTCTTAGGAAACTGTATAAAAGGGTTTTAGCAGAGGTTTATGAAGAGGATACAAATATATGA
- a CDS encoding response regulator, translating to MKYWNVNINIANNEEKLLKKLYECKKSKHPIKILFIDIDNSKWDRLCGSIKTDPRIKDTKIAILTKFGIRGDVKHLSEIGISAYLTKPVKKADLHDSLLALINQKEKENQVITKHSIREMLWDNIVILVVDDNRINQKVATGILEKNGFIVDVVNSGKEAIEYLSERKYHIVLMDCNMPVLDGFETTKIIRSKESGVLDHSVPIVAMTANSSKSDREKCLRFGMSGFISKPIEPEGLIEIINRNLS from the coding sequence ATGAAGTACTGGAATGTTAATATAAATATTGCCAATAACGAGGAAAAACTTTTAAAAAAACTCTATGAGTGTAAAAAAAGTAAACATCCTATAAAAATCCTTTTTATTGATATTGATAACTCTAAATGGGACAGATTGTGTGGGTCTATTAAAACTGATCCACGAATTAAAGATACAAAAATTGCAATTTTGACAAAGTTTGGTATAAGGGGAGATGTAAAGCACTTATCAGAAATAGGGATCTCCGCATATCTTACTAAACCTGTAAAAAAAGCGGACCTACACGATAGTCTCCTTGCATTAATTAATCAAAAAGAAAAAGAAAATCAGGTAATAACTAAACATAGTATTCGAGAGATGTTATGGGATAATATTGTAATATTAGTTGTAGATGATAATAGAATAAATCAGAAGGTTGCAACAGGAATTTTAGAGAAGAATGGATTTATTGTTGATGTTGTAAATAGTGGAAAAGAAGCCATTGAATATCTTTCTGAGAGGAAATATCATATAGTTTTAATGGATTGTAATATGCCGGTTCTAGATGGTTTTGAAACAACAAAAATTATTAGATCAAAAGAGTCTGGGGTTTTAGATCATAGTGTTCCAATAGTTGCTATGACAGCAAACAGTTCAAAGAGTGATAGGGAAAAATGTTTAAGGTTTGGAATGAGTGGTTTTATATCTAAACCAATTGAACCTGAAGGCCTAATTGAGATTATTAATAGGAATTTAAGTTGA
- a CDS encoding pentapeptide repeat-containing protein — MEKLFGRDSIENEEIESIDLSEKKLLSKLITNTTFKSCNFTQTDLFETTFEDCEFYECNFSITNIQHTGFRGVVFKDCKLLSLDFTKSDQFVVDFEFQGCLIQGCSFSDMNLKRIKFIKSTVADCDFFNSDLQGSSFKECDLIKTNFLNTDLRKANFQGAKNYIINPSSNKIEKGIFSLPEAMSLLNEFKIIIK, encoded by the coding sequence ATGGAAAAACTTTTTGGCAGAGACTCTATTGAGAATGAAGAAATAGAGTCCATAGACTTATCAGAGAAAAAACTACTAAGCAAGTTAATAACAAACACTACTTTTAAAAGCTGTAACTTTACCCAAACAGACCTATTTGAAACAACCTTTGAAGATTGTGAATTTTACGAATGTAACTTTAGTATAACCAATATTCAACATACAGGTTTTAGAGGCGTAGTTTTTAAAGATTGTAAGTTGCTATCCCTAGATTTTACTAAAAGTGATCAATTTGTTGTTGATTTCGAATTTCAGGGCTGTTTAATTCAAGGGTGTAGTTTTTCTGATATGAACCTAAAAAGAATTAAATTTATTAAATCTACTGTTGCAGACTGCGATTTTTTCAACTCCGACTTACAGGGATCATCATTTAAGGAGTGCGACCTAATTAAAACCAACTTTCTTAATACAGACCTTCGAAAAGCAAACTTTCAAGGTGCTAAAAATTATATAATTAATCCATCTTCTAATAAGATAGAGAAGGGAATATTCTCACTACCTGAAGCGATGTCCCTTTTGAATGAATTTAAAATCATTATAAAATAA
- the rbr gene encoding rubrerythrin, with product MAKSIKGTKTEQNLLKSFAGESQARNRYTYFASVAKKEGLVQIQQIFEETANQEKEHAKRMFKFLEGGDLEITATYPAGKISTTLDNLKAAAAGEEEEWTELYPEFAKVAREEGFPAIASMYDAISIAEKQHGKRYKDLADNLEAGKVFKRNGSVVWRCINCGYLHEGEDAPKACPACLHPQSYFEILNENW from the coding sequence ATGGCTAAAAGTATTAAAGGTACTAAAACAGAACAGAATTTATTAAAATCTTTTGCTGGGGAATCACAAGCAAGAAATAGATATACATATTTTGCTAGTGTTGCAAAGAAAGAGGGTTTAGTTCAAATCCAACAAATTTTTGAAGAGACTGCAAATCAAGAGAAAGAGCATGCTAAAAGAATGTTTAAATTTCTTGAGGGTGGAGATTTAGAAATTACAGCAACATACCCTGCAGGTAAAATCTCTACTACATTAGATAACCTAAAAGCAGCAGCAGCTGGTGAAGAGGAAGAGTGGACAGAGTTATACCCTGAATTTGCAAAAGTAGCTAGAGAAGAGGGATTCCCTGCAATTGCCTCAATGTATGATGCAATCTCTATTGCTGAAAAACAACATGGAAAAAGATATAAAGATCTTGCAGATAATTTAGAAGCTGGAAAAGTTTTTAAAAGAAATGGTTCTGTAGTTTGGAGATGTATTAACTGTGGTTATTTACACGAAGGTGAAGATGCCCCTAAAGCGTGTCCAGCATGTTTACACCCACAATCTTACTTTGAGATATTAAACGAAAACTGGTAA
- a CDS encoding metal-sensitive transcriptional regulator — protein sequence MRNNSKPRKAHHSYETKEQMIQRLKRIEGQVRGVSKMIDEDIYCDDILHQIMSIESAIKGVKSLLLEAHMKSCVVNQIKAGETEVIDELLKTINKMAK from the coding sequence ATGAGAAACAATTCTAAACCAAGGAAGGCACATCATTCCTATGAAACAAAAGAGCAGATGATACAAAGATTAAAAAGAATTGAGGGTCAAGTTAGAGGTGTATCCAAGATGATAGATGAGGATATCTATTGTGATGATATTTTGCACCAGATAATGAGCATCGAGTCGGCAATTAAAGGTGTGAAATCCCTACTATTAGAGGCTCATATGAAAAGCTGCGTTGTAAACCAGATTAAGGCTGGGGAGACAGAAGTAATAGATGAGTTGTTAAAAACTATTAACAAAATGGCAAAATAG
- a CDS encoding heavy metal translocating P-type ATPase has protein sequence MEIIQLNIEGMTCASCVAHVEKGIKNRVGIDMASVNLATERATVSYDPQMIDVDEIIKSVIDAGYIASIPEKGSEDIEDRKKREQHKKLKVKSIISAALSAPLVLAMFAGIFKIEALMFLHNPTIQLILATPVQFWIGGRFYIAGWKSIKAGSPGMDVLVALGTSAAYFFSIFNGYFAERIGVETNGLYFEASAIIITLVLLGKYLESNAKGKTSEAIKKLMGLQPKVARVVRDGEVIEVPISDVVPGDIVNIRPGERIPVDGIITKGNTAIDESMITGESMPVEKSILDKVVSGTINSYGSIEFKAEHVGKESVLSRIIAIVEEAQGSKAPIQKLADKVASIFVPVVLVISLITFLIWWLIIGSLTSAMISAVAVLVIACPCALGLATPTAIMVGTGKGAQRGILIKNGEILQSAGKITAIVLDKTGTLTQGKPEIQSIYPIGTSYNRDQILELAASLEYNSEHPLAQAVVRAAENESIKLKNIESFKSIPGMGVEGILDGQTLLIGTQKLMDDNKIPSQSYKKKKEELELKGNTVVILSTKSEAIGLITIADSIKKESVEAVNLLKNLGLKVYMITGDNRRTADAIALKAGIENVLSEILPEGKASEVKKLQANGEIVAMVGDGVNDAPALAVADTGIAMGEGSDIAMESSDITLMRGDLREIAAAILLSQRTMGKIKQNLFWAFFYNSIGIPFAALGFLNPIIAGAAMAFSSVSVVTNSLSLKNFNMKSAKKDDVASITLKVNGMSCNKCKMNVENCVKSFEYVDNANVNLEKKEVVITFKNSEIKGIDTIKSAIKDAGYKPL, from the coding sequence ATGGAAATTATTCAACTAAACATAGAAGGGATGACCTGTGCATCCTGCGTAGCCCATGTAGAAAAGGGTATAAAAAATAGAGTTGGGATCGACATGGCATCTGTTAACCTAGCAACAGAGAGGGCAACGGTAAGTTATGACCCCCAAATGATAGATGTTGATGAGATTATAAAAAGCGTTATTGATGCTGGTTATATAGCATCTATTCCCGAAAAAGGTAGTGAAGATATTGAAGATAGAAAAAAAAGGGAACAACATAAAAAGCTTAAAGTTAAAAGTATAATTTCGGCAGCTCTAAGTGCACCATTAGTTTTAGCTATGTTCGCAGGTATATTTAAGATTGAGGCTTTAATGTTTCTTCACAATCCTACAATACAGCTAATATTAGCAACCCCTGTTCAGTTTTGGATAGGAGGGAGATTTTATATAGCAGGATGGAAATCTATAAAGGCAGGAAGTCCAGGAATGGATGTTTTAGTCGCTTTAGGTACATCTGCAGCCTATTTTTTTAGTATTTTTAACGGTTATTTTGCAGAAAGGATTGGTGTAGAAACAAATGGTTTATACTTTGAGGCTTCAGCTATAATTATTACCCTTGTTCTACTTGGGAAATACCTTGAAAGTAACGCCAAGGGTAAAACTTCAGAAGCAATTAAAAAACTTATGGGTTTACAACCAAAGGTTGCAAGGGTTGTTAGGGATGGAGAAGTTATAGAAGTTCCTATAAGTGATGTAGTCCCTGGGGATATTGTTAATATAAGGCCTGGGGAGAGAATTCCTGTTGATGGCATTATTACCAAGGGAAATACTGCAATTGATGAGAGCATGATAACAGGAGAGAGTATGCCTGTTGAAAAGAGTATCTTAGATAAGGTTGTTAGTGGAACTATTAATAGTTACGGCTCCATAGAGTTTAAAGCGGAGCATGTGGGAAAAGAGTCTGTATTATCAAGAATAATAGCTATAGTTGAGGAAGCCCAGGGTTCAAAAGCTCCAATACAAAAGCTTGCAGATAAAGTTGCATCAATATTTGTCCCAGTAGTTCTAGTTATTTCTCTAATAACTTTCCTGATCTGGTGGCTAATTATTGGGTCACTAACCTCAGCAATGATCTCTGCAGTAGCTGTTCTTGTAATAGCATGTCCTTGTGCTTTAGGTTTAGCAACACCTACAGCAATTATGGTGGGGACAGGGAAAGGAGCCCAAAGAGGGATTCTTATTAAAAATGGAGAGATACTACAATCAGCAGGAAAAATAACAGCAATAGTTCTAGATAAAACAGGGACTCTTACCCAGGGAAAACCAGAGATACAATCTATTTACCCAATAGGAACATCCTATAATAGAGACCAAATTTTAGAGTTAGCAGCAAGTTTAGAGTATAACTCTGAACACCCCCTTGCCCAAGCTGTGGTAAGGGCCGCAGAGAATGAGAGTATAAAACTAAAAAACATTGAAAGTTTTAAATCTATACCTGGAATGGGGGTCGAAGGTATTTTAGATGGCCAGACTCTTCTAATTGGAACCCAAAAACTAATGGATGATAATAAAATTCCATCTCAAAGTTATAAAAAGAAAAAAGAGGAACTTGAGTTAAAGGGTAATACTGTGGTTATTCTATCAACAAAGAGTGAAGCTATAGGTTTAATTACCATTGCGGATAGCATAAAAAAAGAGTCTGTGGAGGCTGTAAATCTACTAAAAAACTTGGGCCTTAAAGTCTATATGATAACTGGAGACAACAGAAGAACAGCTGATGCTATAGCATTAAAGGCTGGGATTGAGAATGTTCTTTCCGAGATTCTCCCAGAAGGGAAAGCAAGTGAAGTAAAAAAACTACAAGCAAATGGAGAGATAGTAGCTATGGTAGGGGATGGAGTTAATGATGCTCCAGCTCTAGCTGTTGCTGATACTGGAATTGCCATGGGAGAGGGTTCTGATATTGCGATGGAGTCTTCCGATATAACCTTAATGCGTGGAGATTTAAGGGAGATAGCAGCTGCAATTTTACTATCACAAAGAACCATGGGTAAGATTAAACAAAATCTATTTTGGGCATTTTTCTACAACAGTATTGGAATTCCTTTTGCGGCTTTAGGTTTTTTAAACCCAATAATTGCAGGTGCTGCAATGGCATTTAGTTCTGTTTCCGTAGTTACAAACTCTTTAAGCTTAAAAAACTTTAATATGAAGTCTGCTAAAAAAGATGATGTTGCAAGTATTACACTAAAAGTTAATGGTATGAGCTGCAATAAGTGTAAGATGAATGTAGAGAACTGTGTAAAGAGTTTTGAATATGTGGATAATGCAAATGTTAACCTAGAGAAAAAAGAGGTAGTAATAACTTTTAAAAATAGTGAAATAAAAGGCATTGATACAATAAAGTCAGCTATAAAAGATGCAGGTTATAAACCTCTTTAA
- a CDS encoding LacI family DNA-binding transcriptional regulator: MKVKLEDVAKKAGVSIATVSRVLNNHPVSAKARKIVEETIADLDYRPNLTARGLIKGQSYRIGVIVSNMENPYYSSIMSSMEFRLRDDGYLCNFASSSSRGHEETDIIRRFLDSGVDGLIIVDVGTKGEHSGLYADINKQIPVVLINGNPDRLDSNLIMVDQEKGMEQVMNYLFSLNHKKIGFIRGGKNGFAFVCKEQVYRKKLKDYGIEIDEALIVNIDDSDHFDCIDFTAEKVKKILDREDRPTAVFASNELMALGAVKAAKELGLDIPRDISVVAHDNTVFSEISHPKMTTVDMTPSRLGVEASEMMIQLLNSKTRTPRRLILYPELVIRESTGPI, from the coding sequence TTGAAAGTTAAACTTGAAGACGTCGCAAAAAAAGCTGGAGTATCAATTGCGACAGTATCTAGGGTTTTAAACAATCATCCTGTAAGTGCAAAAGCAAGGAAAATTGTAGAAGAGACAATTGCTGACCTTGATTATAGGCCAAATCTAACAGCAAGGGGTTTAATTAAAGGGCAATCCTATAGAATTGGTGTTATTGTCTCCAATATGGAAAACCCATACTACTCATCAATAATGAGCTCAATGGAGTTTCGCCTACGGGATGATGGGTATCTATGTAATTTTGCCAGCTCATCCTCAAGGGGGCATGAGGAGACAGATATAATTAGAAGATTTTTAGACTCTGGTGTTGATGGTTTAATTATTGTAGATGTGGGGACAAAGGGTGAACACTCAGGTCTCTATGCAGATATTAATAAACAGATTCCTGTCGTTTTAATAAATGGGAACCCGGATAGATTAGATAGTAATCTTATTATGGTAGACCAGGAGAAAGGGATGGAACAGGTAATGAATTATCTCTTCTCCCTTAATCATAAAAAGATTGGTTTTATCCGTGGTGGAAAAAATGGCTTTGCCTTTGTTTGTAAAGAACAGGTGTATAGAAAAAAGTTAAAGGATTACGGCATAGAGATCGATGAGGCTCTAATTGTTAATATTGATGACTCGGACCACTTTGATTGTATAGATTTTACTGCTGAAAAAGTTAAAAAAATTTTAGATAGAGAAGATAGACCAACGGCTGTTTTTGCATCAAATGAATTAATGGCCCTTGGAGCAGTAAAAGCTGCTAAGGAGCTAGGTCTAGACATTCCTAGGGATATCTCAGTTGTTGCCCATGATAACACAGTCTTTTCAGAGATCTCCCATCCAAAAATGACCACAGTGGATATGACGCCATCCCGTCTTGGAGTTGAGGCCTCTGAAATGATGATACAGCTATTAAATAGTAAAACAAGGACACCTCGAAGATTGATTTTATACCCAGAGCTCGTAATTAGAGAGTCTACTGGGCCTATTTAA
- a CDS encoding carbohydrate ABC transporter permease, which translates to MFKSASNKQKVITQTILVLISIMYIIPMVYVLISSFRGGGVSNYTYLFTSGFPIIRMIFNSVLVSVLQVTLIIAVSSPAAFSFSKIRFPGRDTIYLVLMLTMSISLLCFITPLFQTMKFLGWINTYAALVLPAATFWLPVAILILKNYYDSLGNELMEATKMEGGGYFTIWSKVYAPLSKPATVNVLVFAFINSWNDYLNPLLFSRTDEMRTLPMAVISLTSSIYGARPEIVFACLVIMAVPSIFIYLLFQNHLGEGMTSGAVKG; encoded by the coding sequence ATGTTTAAATCTGCAAGTAATAAGCAAAAGGTCATTACCCAAACAATATTGGTTTTAATTTCAATAATGTACATTATCCCAATGGTTTATGTATTAATATCATCCTTTAGAGGTGGTGGAGTTTCAAACTATACCTATCTATTTACATCTGGGTTTCCAATAATAAGAATGATATTTAATAGTGTTCTTGTATCTGTACTACAGGTTACTTTAATAATAGCTGTCTCATCTCCAGCAGCTTTCTCATTTTCTAAAATTAGGTTTCCAGGTAGGGATACAATCTATTTAGTTCTTATGTTAACAATGTCTATCTCTCTTCTATGTTTTATTACACCTCTTTTTCAGACTATGAAGTTTTTAGGTTGGATTAATACCTACGCAGCCCTTGTTCTTCCAGCAGCAACATTTTGGTTACCTGTAGCAATACTAATTCTTAAAAACTACTATGACTCTCTAGGGAACGAACTTATGGAAGCGACTAAAATGGAAGGTGGTGGTTATTTTACTATCTGGTCTAAAGTTTATGCTCCTTTAAGTAAGCCTGCTACAGTAAATGTCCTAGTTTTTGCTTTTATTAACTCTTGGAACGATTATCTTAATCCACTTCTATTCTCTAGGACAGATGAGATGAGAACACTTCCAATGGCTGTAATATCATTAACATCATCTATATACGGGGCAAGACCAGAGATAGTTTTTGCCTGTCTTGTTATTATGGCAGTCCCTTCTATCTTTATATATCTTCTTTTCCAAAACCATTTAGGAGAGGGTATGACTTCTGGTGCAGTTAAGGGGTAA
- a CDS encoding carbohydrate ABC transporter permease, whose protein sequence is MAEIRQGSLLKMKRDEILSGYLFLVPVLSLLGLFVFYGLFYVIKLSFYKWDGFIPDSMVFRGLKNYQLLFTDPLFYKALGNVFIFMVSTVTIQMFLGLTIALLLRERYKGHSIFKAIFYIPVTLSTVVIARIFMGLYEPYFGVINTVLRSIGLESFTRVWLGDPSTALWCIIIANIFQWTGAQMVFYIAGLTTIGDEIFEAAQIDGAGFWKTFKSIVLPGLWSTHTTVIILGVVGAIKTFDIVWLLTQGGPGNSTQFPATLLYQAVAQNSQAGYGAAISVLMIIMSVILSAVQIKFNKKRQEV, encoded by the coding sequence ATGGCAGAAATCAGACAGGGATCACTGTTAAAGATGAAGCGGGATGAGATATTGTCAGGATATCTTTTTCTTGTTCCTGTTTTATCTTTGTTAGGATTATTTGTTTTTTACGGTTTATTTTATGTAATTAAACTTAGTTTTTATAAGTGGGATGGGTTTATTCCTGATTCCATGGTTTTTAGGGGTTTAAAGAACTATCAGTTATTGTTTACAGATCCACTTTTTTACAAGGCCCTAGGGAATGTATTTATTTTTATGGTATCTACAGTAACTATTCAGATGTTCCTTGGTTTAACTATAGCTCTTTTATTAAGGGAGAGGTATAAGGGGCACTCAATTTTTAAAGCTATATTTTACATTCCTGTAACACTTTCAACAGTTGTTATTGCAAGAATTTTTATGGGACTATACGAGCCTTATTTTGGAGTTATTAATACGGTTTTAAGGTCTATTGGTTTAGAATCCTTTACTAGGGTTTGGTTAGGTGACCCATCTACAGCTCTTTGGTGTATAATTATTGCGAATATTTTCCAGTGGACAGGTGCCCAGATGGTTTTTTATATTGCCGGTTTAACTACTATTGGTGATGAGATCTTTGAAGCTGCTCAAATAGATGGTGCTGGATTTTGGAAGACTTTTAAATCAATTGTACTTCCAGGTTTATGGTCTACCCATACCACTGTAATTATTCTTGGTGTAGTTGGAGCAATAAAGACATTTGATATTGTCTGGTTATTAACCCAGGGAGGGCCAGGTAACTCAACCCAATTCCCTGCAACACTTCTTTACCAGGCTGTAGCACAAAACTCCCAGGCGGGTTATGGAGCTGCAATTAGTGTATTGATGATTATTATGAGCGTAATATTATCCGCTGTTCAAATTAAATTTAATAAAAAGAGACAGGAGGTATAA
- a CDS encoding ABC transporter substrate-binding protein, whose protein sequence is MRSILKRALILSVMCLLTVSVFANGNKEAEAKSEKVVLNWWTWTIPTVEDFAVIKKGFEAKYPNIELISSVNQMDDYKTKLQTEFASGAGPDILCVQPGSLLNKYNSFLMDLEEPAKDTLVKLVPAVVQDAKKRSGGDKISMAPLGSASTMFVYYNATYFEEAGITEVPTDLASLKSAISKLRTTFPDKLPLTIGLKDSWFNGDVFSLFANMVEPGITELADNGLVKWNSSKFVEAMELLKMLVDEGVIEKDALGVAVYEDSIGMWADGKAVMHINGGWAIGMLSNPSNVNAEGTPYADRRGGRATDNDVFGAFPVPNFAGGNPVVLGGIDVGIAVNKNVEKDPAKLDAAMKLLDYMLVGEGREYQTGRPGAGLIPTLMGASLNKSIYQDEASSKGVDAIVEATNYNMAAPRGVQNPAVFTQMGIVVQNVVSGNDIQQELDALQLASEK, encoded by the coding sequence ATGAGATCTATTTTAAAAAGAGCATTGATTTTATCTGTTATGTGTCTATTAACAGTTTCAGTGTTTGCAAATGGAAACAAAGAGGCAGAAGCTAAAAGTGAAAAAGTTGTTCTAAATTGGTGGACATGGACTATTCCTACAGTGGAAGATTTTGCTGTTATTAAGAAAGGCTTTGAGGCTAAATATCCAAATATTGAGTTAATTTCCAGTGTAAATCAGATGGATGACTATAAAACAAAGTTACAAACTGAGTTTGCTTCAGGAGCAGGACCAGATATTTTATGTGTTCAACCTGGTTCATTATTAAATAAATATAACTCTTTTTTAATGGATTTAGAGGAACCGGCAAAGGATACATTAGTTAAGTTAGTTCCTGCAGTTGTCCAAGATGCTAAAAAAAGATCTGGTGGTGATAAAATTTCAATGGCTCCATTAGGTTCAGCTTCTACTATGTTTGTATATTATAATGCAACTTATTTTGAAGAAGCAGGTATTACTGAAGTACCAACAGATTTAGCTAGTTTAAAAAGTGCTATCAGTAAATTAAGAACTACATTTCCAGATAAATTACCTCTAACAATAGGGTTAAAAGATAGCTGGTTTAATGGTGATGTCTTCTCTCTATTTGCAAATATGGTTGAGCCAGGTATTACAGAGTTAGCTGATAATGGTCTGGTAAAATGGAACTCTAGTAAATTTGTAGAAGCAATGGAGCTTTTAAAAATGTTAGTAGATGAGGGTGTTATAGAAAAAGATGCTCTTGGTGTAGCAGTTTATGAAGACTCAATTGGTATGTGGGCAGACGGTAAAGCTGTTATGCATATAAATGGTGGTTGGGCTATTGGTATGTTATCTAACCCATCAAATGTAAATGCAGAGGGTACTCCTTATGCGGATAGACGGGGTGGAAGAGCTACAGATAACGATGTATTTGGAGCATTCCCAGTTCCTAACTTTGCAGGAGGCAACCCTGTAGTTTTAGGTGGTATTGATGTTGGTATTGCTGTAAATAAAAATGTTGAAAAAGATCCTGCTAAATTAGATGCAGCTATGAAACTTTTAGACTATATGTTAGTTGGAGAGGGACGTGAGTATCAAACTGGTAGACCAGGTGCTGGACTTATTCCTACTTTAATGGGTGCATCTTTAAATAAGAGTATTTACCAGGATGAAGCATCATCTAAAGGTGTAGACGCTATTGTTGAAGCTACAAACTACAACATGGCTGCTCCTAGGGGTGTTCAAAACCCTGCTGTATTTACTCAGATGGGTATAGTTGTACAAAATGTTGTTTCAGGAAACGATATTCAACAAGAGTTAGATGCACTTCAATTAGCATCAGAAAAATAG
- a CDS encoding HAD family hydrolase — protein MKYKCLILDHDDTAVHSTADIHYPAHLETMEVLRPGQKVISLDEWFLKNFHPGIMEYMKGELGFSQEEIMEEYKIWQDYVETRHPEFYPGFLDIIRDFKKKGGRIAVVSHSNKDIIKRDYERAGAGDIPEMIFGWDIDESKRKPAPFPVEEILKEFDLKSEECLIIDDLKPAVIMGQSTGVHVAGAGWGHQIPEIVDYMKENCHYYFKELSEFRKLILD, from the coding sequence ATGAAGTATAAATGTTTAATTTTAGATCATGATGATACAGCGGTTCATAGTACTGCGGATATTCACTATCCTGCCCATTTGGAGACAATGGAGGTTTTAAGACCGGGACAAAAGGTTATATCCTTAGATGAGTGGTTTTTGAAGAATTTTCACCCAGGTATAATGGAGTATATGAAGGGTGAATTAGGTTTCTCCCAGGAAGAGATAATGGAAGAGTATAAAATCTGGCAGGACTATGTAGAGACTCGACACCCGGAATTCTATCCTGGTTTTTTAGATATTATTAGAGATTTTAAAAAGAAGGGTGGTCGTATTGCTGTTGTTTCCCACTCTAATAAGGATATTATTAAACGGGATTATGAAAGGGCTGGAGCTGGTGATATTCCAGAGATGATCTTTGGATGGGATATTGATGAGAGTAAAAGAAAACCTGCCCCCTTTCCTGTTGAGGAAATTTTAAAAGAGTTTGATCTTAAAAGTGAAGAGTGTCTTATCATCGATGACCTTAAACCTGCGGTAATTATGGGGCAAAGTACAGGTGTTCATGTGGCAGGAGCTGGGTGGGGGCATCAGATTCCAGAAATTGTTGATTACATGAAAGAGAATTGCCACTACTACTTTAAAGAGTTATCCGAATTTAGAAAATTGATTTTAGACTAA